Part of the Deltaproteobacteria bacterium genome, CAGTCAAGCAGACGGGCGATATCCGCCGGGGACATTTTCAGCATCACGCCACGCTGGCCGGCGTTGATAATGGCCGTGTCGTGGCCGAGCAGGCCGTTTTCCATGACGCATGGCAAAGAGGCCTTGGTTCCGAAGGGACTGATACCCCCCACTTGGTAGCCGGTCAGGCGCTCAGCCTCATCCGGTCCAGCCATGGCGGCCTTTTTTACACGACAGGCCTTGGCCATGCGTTTGAGATCCAGTTCCCGGTCTCCGGGCATCAGCGCCAGGGCAAACCGTTTTTCATCCAGCTTGACGACAAGCGTTTTTATTGTTTTTCCCAGGGAAAAACCGACGGCCCGGGAGGCAAACGCCGCTCCCTTTTGAACGTGATCATATTTGACGATGTCAAAAGATGCGTTCCGGCCGTTTAGAAATTTGATAGCGCGTGTTGACATAAACGATTGCTTGGTTATCATCTGCATATCGTTTTTACAAGAGCGTCAATAAACCTCAACGCGGCAATTTCGAGGTAAATACATATTCAGGGAGGAACCAATGGCCTACACAAAGAGTGATTACAAAGAGGATGTCGACAGGGTATCCGCCGTTTTTGAAACCAATATGGGGAGCTTCGAGGCCGAACTGTATGCCAGGGAATGCCCGGAAACCGTGTGGAATTTTGTCAACCTGGCGGAGGGACGTCAGGAGACGGACCGGAGCGGCAATTTTTTTGACGGGCTGTCTTTCCACAGGGTCATCGAAGGGTTCGTCATTCAGGGCGGC contains:
- a CDS encoding aminoacyl-tRNA deacylase; the protein is MSTRAIKFLNGRNASFDIVKYDHVQKGAAFASRAVGFSLGKTIKTLVVKLDEKRFALALMPGDRELDLKRMAKACRVKKAAMAGPDEAERLTGYQVGGISPFGTKASLPCVMENGLLGHDTAIINAGQRGVMLKMSPADIARLLDCTAADIARK